The genomic region CGCTGCTAATTGGCTGACATGACGTTGCAatcatcaacgacttcaTGATGCTGAAAATGCTGATAATGTTGCTGACGAGGGGCACAGCTGCGCATTATTCATGAAATACGTATTATCATTCACAGAGCAATTTTCAGTCAATATGACATCTCTATACATTTCTATTGAGAGTCTATCATCAAGGTAAATGCATATCATCCGCCCAACAGGCCGATCTTATGTTAACATATCGCCACAAAACTATCGACCCATTCCCCCCTGTCCCGTGTTGTAATTCAATCTATGAAGATGCAAGCTTGCTATCCCAAACGCCTCGCTGTATGCCCATGTGACCGCACCGGATTAAACGGCAGGTCTTATCAAACCTGTGTAAATAATGTCGAGATAGAAGAgtgaagacaaagaaattGTGTCTGAATGCTGAAATGCATTCAAGCCTGGAGAAACCTTTTATACCAACAGCACTGCGGCAGCGACGAAGGCAGTCAGGGCAACCATGCCGACTTGTCTGTCAGTGGTGCTGCCGATCGACTCGTCCGAGACCTCCTCACGCCCAGTAGTGTCAGAGATGCCGTTCATCTTGTCTGTCGCTGCGAGAACCTGACCCTTCTCGAAGAAGTCTACCAGCACAAAGTTGGGCACAGCACCCCACTCCTGTCGACATTCCTGAAGATGCTTGCCCAGCTGACCATCCTCACTGGTACCATCACTGTTGACAGTATCGATGTTCTCAGTGTCAGGGACGAACAAGTCACTGTTGTCTGAAAGACTCTGATACTTGAAATGGTTGACGAGACCCATGTAGTTACTGGCCATGGCTGTAGCACCATCCTTAATCTTAGATGGGCGGTCGACAGTGCAGTTGAAGCCGGTGAGAGAAGGAACCTCAAACGCTGTCTCAAAGACATAGTCGAACTCTGGCATCAGGTAGGGGTACTGGGTCGAAGCATCAATGTTGGTGACGAAAGTTACGAGGCGTGTGCTGTTATCGATCATGGACTTGAGAGTAGGCCACTCGCTGGTCGGTTCCTGGGTAGCGGGTGCGTAAGCCAGCTCAGCAATGCCGGAACCGTTAATGGCTTGTCCAAATTCATCAGGTTTGGCATCGTCGGAGTTGACAAGCAAGAGAGTGACAACCTCATTCTTGTTGGCCTTCATCCACACGTTGATTTTAGTCAACCAGTCCTCGAGCGGGCCAGCATCGAGAATGCCACAGGAAGTGTGACAAAGACGGAGGGTGTTGTTTTCTTTGTGTACCTGGGCCTGAAGCAGACGAAGACCAGCGTCGAGAGCATCCGTGGCGTTGAAGTTCTGGTTACCTGCGGCGGCGAGTCCGTTGTTGCCATCGCGTAGAAAAGAGCTTCCGTGAGCCCCCATATGTGTGATGTTGTTATAACTGCGGCTACAGAGGTCCGGAGAGTTGTTGCATGCTGTTGAAGAACCAGACCCTGACCCTGAATTTGATTGTGGGAGAGCGTAGACGGTGGACGTAGCAGCGAGAACTCCGGCCACGACGGAGAGAAGTGAGGACTGGAGCATGTCGATGAGTTTCTGATATGTGCCCGGCTTATGGAGAATCTAT from Fusarium oxysporum Fo47 chromosome III, complete sequence harbors:
- a CDS encoding PLC-like phosphodiesterase: MLQSSLLSVVAGVLAATSTVYALPQSNSGSGSGSSTACNNSPDLCSRSYNNITHMGAHGSSFLRDGNNGLAAAGNQNFNATDALDAGLRLLQAQVHKENNTLRLCHTSCGILDAGPLEDWLTKINVWMKANKNEVVTLLLVNSDDAKPDEFGQAINGSGIAELAYAPATQEPTSEWPTLKSMIDNSTRLVTFVTNIDASTQYPYLMPEFDYVFETAFEVPSLTGFNCTVDRPSKIKDGATAMASNYMGLVNHFKYQSLSDNSDLFVPDTENIDTVNSDGTSEDGQLGKHLQECRQEWGAVPNFVLVDFFEKGQVLAATDKMNGISDTTGREEVSDESIGSTTDRQVGMVALTAFVAAAVLLHSDTISLSSLFYLDIIYTAVPLVSNIISIFSIMKSLMIATTPSIYSPYFFHLYSQSYFIPPKLEPEILTMDYESIATPESCYVDFCLLPIGTGTVSVAEDIAEVQKVLKASGLKYTLHSAGTTVGALFLACTNIRLYLLQQTSQLQVHKANKLPLEGSWNEVMAAVGKAHAVVHRRGVVRIQSSMRVGSRTDKKQTAEDKVKRVENLLAKDESK